The window GTGTGCATGTCTGAATTTGCACACGCCTATGTGCAGAGATATGTGTGTAGCCGCGTGCGTACCCGCCGGTTGGCGCGCACCTCACTGAGATCACCTCCATGATgccttccccctcccccgcaAGGATGCGAAATTGACAAAGCACTGCTGAACCTACGGACCAAGGACAGCTGCAACGACTACAACATTTTGAAGGTGCAaaattttctcttcctttcccGATCAACTCAAAACCAATCATGCACATTGAAGGATAAGAAACTCTGCGAATTTTTTGTCGactttattaaaaataaaaacacctCGTGGTCTTCCTTCCCGAACTGCTCTGGAAACACCCCCGATCTTACGGAAGAACATTTCCTCGAAGAATCCACCATGAAGAGtgacatttatttattttccgtatctgtaatatttttctggTTTATCACGACTGTGACCCTTATTGCCTTTTTCATAGTTGTGAGGGTGAGCACGCCGATTGATTCTTCGTTCGTGGTGAATGAAGAACggttcaacttttttttcaagtttaCACGTTTGTTGGATGTGTGGAGATGACGAGGAGGTGTGAATACATGTGTGGGCAGGGCCGCATTCACACGTACAGAGGACCGCACAGAGGACCGCACAGAGGACCGCACACATGCGGCTCAAATGGAATGATGGCAATTGTGCAGTCCTCTAAATCTCAGTCGTTATAGGAAGAATTCCCCAAGGGGAGGGACTCCGCCTCCGAGTGTATTTTGCTCGCCCATTTGGCTTACCACCCtatttttccccaaaaaaggTACACTTAAGTGAACCTAGCTGAGATGAATGCTGTACCCTCTCCTCTATGGAAGACTTTGCGAGATAGTACTATACTACGCAACTGCGGAACACTGATGGGGCCTTTTTCTTGATACACCTATTTCGACTGATGGCATGATCGGGCCCATTCACCTCAATGAGGGTATTTCTTCCCAACGCAGTTCGCAGCTTTTCCCGCACAGTCAAAATATTGAGCAGAAAATAGCAACACCTCTGTGATAATTTCCATTCGTGCACCCTTTTTCGTGAACAAAAATGCCAACTTGCAGAATTGGAACATGTGCACGATAAGTGGGATCACCTTCCCGCATTACCCTTTGGAGTATCGTCCAACTCACCAAAATGTGGCGCGCTCGCGAAATATTGTCAGTATAGCTATGCACGAGCATGCACTAATCTGTCACTCCGGAAATACGCGaatatgccttttttctccccttcacGTGAATATATGACGATTGAATCTATCTGTTACGCGCAAGTTGTCCGTAGGTTTATTCTGTTCCCCTCGCCATCCTCTTGCATGTGTATGCtacacatatatttaacTTCCTGCCTGATTTGTGTACGTGCATTTGTGTACACGGACCGAGTGAGCACAGTGTTATTCCCTATTGGGAGTATTACTCACGCTGCTTaatccaaatgggaaaaaaaaaaaaaaaaaatgcgcacgGAGGTGATTGCAAAGTGTGCCTGAGCAAACTCATAAAGTGgcgaaaaagtaaaaatcaCAGCagagtttttttccccctgcgAAATGCCATTTTTGGGAAACCCAGAACGGGAAAGATGCTAATATCcagaaggggcaaaaaatacacacacaaacgaaTGACAACTTTGTTAGAATAGTTACAGACGGGGGTTGCGCGcgaaagagagaaaaatgaattttaaGAGGAAAAAGTAGCCNNNNNNNNNNNNNNNNNNNNNNNNNNNNNNNNNNNNNNNNACACTTTGCACATTAagctgaagaaaaaaaaaaaaaaaaatggacaatgCGAAAGGCAAGAACAGGAGCATAAGCCGCATTATCAAAGAGTTTTACCTAAACTGGAATTACAGGAGACACAGCTGGAGAATCAGTTTCTACTACAACTGCCTGGCAATCTTAACTGCTTTCAGCATTGCCCTCACTTTAATATTCCAGCAACTCATAAAATCATTCAGTTTTTTCGTAAACTATTCCTGCgaatatgaacatataaattttattcttacaGATTTATTAATCTTCCTAATTTTAACTAGCTTCATAAgcattttcgcattttttttatcgaggATTTGTTCCATCCTCtcaaattttacaattaacGATTTTATGTCGCTAGGCAAATGGATCGAAAGGATAGGCTGTACTGTGAAATGGTTTCCTTGGGCCTTAGCAATTTTGATCATATTTTGGTTCAGCATAAATGTATTTAATTTAGTTACCTTATATTTCACCCCCAACTTGTGGTGTAAAAGGCGCTTAAACAACATTGCCACGCATGTAGTCAACAACTGCAGGCTGTTTGAAGGTAGGACAGCCGCATGTACCATCGACATGATAAACACTGGTTCCAGTTCGAGCACTGCCAGCTACATTCGCAAATGCAACGACTTGAATTTCCTAAAAAATCATAACTACTTCGCATTCATTCCAGATatggaagataaaaataatgtaaaatgcACGTTCAACAATATCAACATTTGCACACTGTACAAAAGCTTACGATATAATCAGCAAATACTGGAGAAGGCAAAAGGGCTGACATTAGAAGGCTGCATGCAGAACCCTCCGTCCGAAGTAGAagatttttatgataataatatacaGACGAGCGATTTGTACAAATACTCTCAAATCTTTACCATCGGCAGTAGCGTCACTTTTGTGGTcgtcatgttttttttttattttgtcaaacGTACAACGCAGTTCGATGGGTTGTTTTATCAGTCTATAGACAACTCCGAAATGCTTATACTGCGCGTCCTGCGCCCTCTGACACCCTGGACGTGAGGCTTTGTTTGGCTACTCAGCGGCTATATGGCTcgcgcgaaaaaaataaaataaatgaaaagattTACCTAATTAAGGAAGAGAATGGCACGCgtatttctcccccccccctacGCTAGAATGCTGATGAGCCAACTGGAGCCACCTGCGTTCTTCGAAAAGGTTAGTCCATAACTTGAGCTTAAGTGGACCTGAATAATTACACACATATATCTCGGGGACGCAAGTCTACACGAATAAAACGCTGTGAGCAGGTAAATACAATTCGAGAAAATGTTGCTGTACAACAGTTTAGtcatgtttattttattatattgttttattttatttttttttctcccacccGTGCCGTGTGCACACATTTGCCCACCCTTCCGCTGTGTCCACCCCCTTCTAATTAACTTGTGAATAATACCTACTTTTTACAAATACCGCAATtttcaaaacattttttaaaaacaaagtgtACTTAATGTGTCCAAAACAGTTTTACTCCCTTTTCATTACTTAtgaggcaaaaaaattggccaATGCTGTTCTGCTAGCCATTCGCTTATtcatttgagaaaaaaaaaattccaaaccTAGCCATTATACCTTTACAACTGTCTAATTTGGttgttttttattgcatttaaaaaaatgccgaTTTTACCTACACTGTtcatacaaaattgaaataattCCAAAACGTTCACAGATTTTCTCTTTTGGCTTGTctttttgaacattttttttttttgctcctaattaatttttccatgtgtagtgaaataaataaataaaaatttacatgtgtgtatttttgaCGCGCCTACAACCTGATGGTCTCTTTTGCGTTATTCCTTTAAAGGGGTGTAACGTGAGACCCTTTTCCGGGAATTTTCGCGAGATACACAACATAGTGTGaataagataaaaattgcacc of the Plasmodium cynomolgi strain B DNA, chromosome 7, whole genome shotgun sequence genome contains:
- a CDS encoding hypothetical protein (putative), which encodes MDNAKGKNRSISRIIKEFYLNWNYRRHSWRISFYYNCLAILTAFSIALTLIFQQLIKSFSFFVNYSCEYEHINFILTDLLIFLILTSFISIFAFFLSRICSILSNFTINDFMSLGKWIERIGCTVKWFPWALAILIIFWFSINVFNLVTLYFTPNLWCKRRLNNIATHVVNNCRLFEGRTAACTIDMINTGSSSSTASYIRKCNDLNFLKNHNYFAFIPDMEDKNNVKCTFNNINICTLYKSLRYNQQILEKAKGLTLEGCMQNPPSEVEDFYDNNIQTSDLYKYSQIFTIGSSVTFVVVMFFFYFVKRTTQFDGLFYQSIDNSEMLILRVLRPLTPWTMLMSQLEPPAFFEKVSP